ccagatttatattcttttggtATTAATGGACAGCACGAAACTAGGCAGGTCAAGCTTCATGATCATGAATTTGTTAAATGTCGTTTAATGTCTAAACATCCACAGTATAGATTAAATCAACAATACCtattctttttgttaaataatacgaatatCCGTCAATTAAATCGTGGAATTTTTCATAAGATGAATGTAACTAATCCACAAGTTCGTTATACGGCTGCGGAATATTTAGAAGCAATGTCCAAAGAATTGTTAGAATCCGATTTAACCACAATATTTTCGACACTAAGGAATACGGAACAATTTTGGAGTAAAccgcgaaataatttaaattgtatgacaCAACATTACGGACCTGCAACATGGTTTCTAACATTAAGTCCCGCTGAATGGTTATGGGAAGAGTTAGGTGAATATATTCGTGAAGTAAATGGATGGTGCGATTCTTCGGCATGCACCAGTGTACTTGTTGCTAGAGATCCTGTGTCAACATCGAGATTTCTCGATAATACGTTTCGTGCGATGCTTGACTTTATTTGTTCCAAAGATCATCCGATCGGAGAAGTCACTCATTATTTTTGGCGACGAGAATACCAAGGTAGAGGCatacaacattttcatttattaatttggataaaaaatgCTCCAATTCTTGGTGAATCTTCTATTGAAGaagtttccaaatttattttaaaatatataagctgTAAAAtgccagataaaaatatttcaccatTATTGTATAGACGTGTTAATACGCATCAACGACACAAACATAATGATTACTGTCTCCGTTCTAAAAAAGTTGGACGTAAAGTTGTTCGGAGATGTCGTTTTGGATTTCCTCGTCCTGTCACTGAGACGTTAAGTATAAGAGATGTCACAACTGCCATAGCAGGtagaaagcaattaaaacataGAAGCAGGCTTTATGATCTTCCGCGAACTGAAGatgaaagtaatataaatgattataatcctGTTCTTCTTACTGCATGGGAAGGAAATAtggatatacaatttattggcgAAAAGTCGTCACTGCTTACCTGGtacattactaaatatatgaataaagcgGGAAAATGTGAGTTGTctgatactattattaatacgaATAAATCATTGATGAGCTATCTTTGGAGTATTGCCTTGCGATTTACGAGTAATAGAGAATGTGGAGCTCTTGAGGCTGCTGATACATTACTGGGTATTGCTTTATATGGAACTGATCCAAATACAACTATTAGATGGTTAGATGTTAATCGAATAAGatgtagaaaattgaaaactcgTAAAGAGATTGAAGTACTTGATGATCAATCgacagatatattttgtgaatcttTGATAGATAACCACTATCCACAGAGACCAAAAGAATTAGAATGTATGTTTCTTTATGAGTTTGCAAAATGGTatgatattacaaaaatcaaaccacaaaataagtttgttgaattctataaatttaaaaatggatatCTTAGACGACGACAGCGTGGATatcttattaatcattatagatataatgttaatacacAACCGGAAAAGTATTTCTTTGCGTTATTACTTCTGTTCGAACCGTGGAGAGAATTAGAAGAGCTTAGAAATGGATGTGATACTTATGCAGAATCATTTCACAAGGTAAAACTACATTTAACAGAAGCATTACAATATCACGAAAAACtagaagaattgcaaaaagcaTTTGAAAATGCTAAAGAGTTAGTGCAGCAACATTTAGATGAAGTACAAAAACATGAGTCGCAAGATGATCCTGACAATCCAATAGGTGTTCAAAATATAGAAGCTGGTGAAGCGATGCAAGATTTTAAGGATCtcggtgataaaaatattaaagatattgatgTATCAGAAATGAttgcgaaattaaatatagatcaaAAAAGAGTATTCGATAgagttattactattatagagtcagataaatcaatattgcgATTATATGTTAGTGGAGAAGGTGGTActggaaaaagttatttaattaaaactgttaagtgctggataaaacaaaatctcaaaaaagatACTGCTGTAGCAGCACCTACTGGCATAGCAGCGTTTAATATAGACGGTTTGACAGTTCATAGATTGCTTCAATTACCTGTTGAACATGGTAGTACTCCTAAATATAAACGATTGTCTGATCATGTGTTAAAACTTTTACGAGCGAAACTTAAagatgttattctttttataatcgatgaagtatcaatgatatctaatttgacttt
The window above is part of the Linepithema humile isolate Giens D197 chromosome 8, Lhum_UNIL_v1.0, whole genome shotgun sequence genome. Proteins encoded here:
- the LOC105674707 gene encoding uncharacterized protein, producing MVNVKKVFDALIWLKNNNPLYSEIILPNSHNELSLEKLNNLEFQMQEDENVAKDVLDEEHVSLSNNLETEIQGTKNLGDAAFNQHEAMLTQVINDENDGYYEQYTIYPLYEKRTNKTATALYQMLKVYDLPLDNREKSLDLLCFPDLYSFGINGQHETRQVKLHDHEFVKCRLMSKHPQYRLNQQYLFFLLNNTNIRQLNRGIFHKMNVTNPQVRYTAAEYLEAMSKELLESDLTTIFSTLRNTEQFWSKPRNNLNCMTQHYGPATWFLTLSPAEWLWEELGEYIREVNGWCDSSACTSVLVARDPVSTSRFLDNTFRAMLDFICSKDHPIGEVTHYFWRREYQGRGIQHFHLLIWIKNAPILGESSIEEVSKFILKYISCKMPDKNISPLLYRRVNTHQRHKHNDYCLRSKKVGRKVVRRCRFGFPRPVTETLSIRDVTTAIAGRKQLKHRSRLYDLPRTEDESNINDYNPVLLTAWEGNMDIQFIGEKSSLLTWYITKYMNKAGKCELSDTIINTNKSLMSYLWSIALRFTSNRECGALEAADTLLGIALYGTDPNTTIRWLDVNRIRCRKLKTRKEIEVLDDQSTDIFCESLIDNHYPQRPKELECMFLYEFAKWYDITKIKPQNKFVEFYKFKNGYLRRRQRGYLINHYRYNVNTQPEKYFFALLLLFEPWRELEELRNGCDTYAESFHKVKLHLTEALQYHEKLEELQKAFENAKELVQQHLDEVQKHESQDDPDNPIGVQNIEAGEAMQDFKDLGDKNIKDIDVSEMIAKLNIDQKRVFDRVITIIESDKSILRLYVSGEGGTGKSYLIKTVKCWIKQNLKKDTAVAAPTGIAAFNIDGLTVHRLLQLPVEHGSTPKYKRLSDHVLKLLRAKLKDVILFIIDEVSMISNLTLMYIHLRLSEIFDSSDCDDGWFGKRHILLFGDLLQLPPVHEDSVFKDLSNEKVNKYIGCLQTVNLWTTLFDYDELTINMRQQEDESYRELLSRIRIGLLTKSDYEILENRKISFTEDSFEFRLNELCDFINNLPSDTVCLLPTCHMCDVLNAAMLSRIASKEILLIAEDTIECIPYIKKKILKVLENNDDDNSKTAGLSKQIVIKIGAKVMIRRNIDASLGLVNGTIAKVISVVQDISNGYIEKIKLLLPSGLEYLIERVNVKFAVMEKAYVIRKQFPLCLSYGITVHKSQSLSLQNAIMDIGNSVFSHGQVYVALSRVTSSDGLHLINFDPSSIEASEEAIVEYNRLKRIHKSKTDIISVSKEKYRKIKDILWVQPKIICSVQESHKKVRKNITWVTHGFQNIDKGSCYANAVLQCFLHLNVIKKLIFEYDKLSILEKQLDEEKLYDAFVSYLYNDHSFVINELVPKLENDPTPYKLYLHYRDCSIDKCISDIIARFVQNSRRTIVILSPNFLGSVWGKMEFRVAHCQALSEGRAKVILIFYDDIELINDLDAELKAIISIKN